A single region of the Leptothrix cholodnii SP-6 genome encodes:
- the mgrA gene encoding L-glyceraldehyde 3-phosphate reductase: protein MAYTAAATRYESMPYRACGRSGLKLPAMSLGLWHNFGDATPMALQRALVTTAFDLGITHFDLANNYGPPYGSAEINFGRILREDLKPYRDELIISSKAGWDMWPGPYGAGGGSRKYVLASLDQSLQRLGLDYVDIFYSHRYDAETPLEETAAALAHAVSQGKALYIGISSYSPAKTAEMAQLLRGHGVPLLIHQPSYNLFNRWIENGLLDTLAEQGAGCISFTALAQGLLSDKYLNGIPADARINRPGGGSLKAEHLSEANLAKVRALNGIAQKRGQTLAQMALAWVLRDPRVTTTLLGASSPAQIRENVAALQNLAFSADELAEIDRHAQEGGVDLWRAPSSDWNI, encoded by the coding sequence ATGGCCTACACCGCCGCCGCCACGCGCTACGAATCGATGCCCTACCGCGCCTGCGGCCGCAGCGGGCTCAAGCTGCCGGCGATGTCGCTGGGCCTGTGGCACAACTTCGGCGACGCCACGCCGATGGCGCTGCAGCGCGCGCTCGTCACCACCGCCTTCGACCTCGGCATCACGCACTTCGACCTGGCCAACAACTACGGCCCGCCGTACGGCAGCGCCGAGATCAACTTCGGCCGCATCCTGCGCGAGGATCTCAAGCCCTACCGCGACGAGCTGATCATCTCCAGCAAGGCCGGCTGGGACATGTGGCCCGGCCCCTACGGCGCCGGTGGCGGCTCGCGCAAGTACGTGCTGGCCAGCCTCGACCAGAGCCTGCAGCGCCTGGGCCTCGACTACGTCGACATCTTCTACTCGCACCGCTACGACGCAGAAACCCCGCTCGAAGAAACCGCCGCCGCGCTGGCTCATGCGGTGAGCCAGGGCAAGGCGCTCTACATCGGCATCTCGTCGTACTCGCCGGCCAAGACCGCCGAGATGGCGCAGCTGCTGCGTGGCCACGGCGTGCCGCTGCTGATCCACCAGCCGAGCTACAACCTGTTCAACCGCTGGATCGAGAACGGCCTGCTCGACACGCTGGCCGAACAGGGCGCGGGCTGCATCAGCTTCACCGCGCTGGCGCAGGGCCTGCTGTCGGACAAGTACCTCAACGGCATCCCCGCCGACGCCCGCATCAACCGCCCCGGCGGCGGCTCGCTCAAGGCCGAACATCTGAGCGAGGCCAACCTCGCCAAGGTGCGCGCGCTCAACGGCATTGCGCAAAAGCGCGGCCAGACGCTGGCGCAGATGGCGCTCGCCTGGGTGCTGCGCGACCCACGCGTGACCACCACGCTGCTGGGCGCCAGCAGCCCGGCGCAGATCCGCGAGAACGTCGCCGCACTCCAGAACCTGGCTTTCAGCGCCGATGAGCTGGCCGAGATCGACCGCCACGCGCAAGAAGGCGGCGTCGACCTGTGGCGCGCGCCCAGCAGCGACTGGAACATCTGA
- a CDS encoding TMEM165/GDT1 family protein: MESFLVSTGVVALGEMGDKTQLLAMLLAARFRKPVPIILGILVATLANHALAGAVGGWVAQALGPDVLRWVIGASFIAMAAWMLIPDQIDNEDAGGRQLFGVFGTTVLAFFLAEMGDKTQIATVALAARYGDLVAVVAGTTLGMMLANVPAVFLGDRIAKAVSMTLVHSIAATIFAVLGMLTLLNVGQIF; this comes from the coding sequence TTGGAATCATTCCTCGTGTCCACCGGCGTCGTCGCACTCGGTGAAATGGGCGACAAGACGCAGTTGCTGGCGATGCTGCTGGCGGCCAGGTTCCGCAAGCCGGTGCCCATCATCCTCGGCATCCTGGTCGCCACCCTGGCCAACCATGCACTGGCCGGTGCGGTCGGTGGCTGGGTCGCGCAGGCCCTCGGCCCCGACGTGCTGCGCTGGGTCATCGGGGCATCGTTCATCGCGATGGCCGCGTGGATGCTCATCCCCGACCAGATCGACAACGAGGACGCCGGCGGTCGGCAGCTCTTCGGCGTGTTCGGCACCACCGTGCTGGCGTTTTTCCTGGCCGAGATGGGCGACAAGACGCAGATCGCCACCGTCGCGCTGGCGGCGCGTTACGGCGACCTCGTCGCCGTCGTGGCCGGAACGACGCTGGGCATGATGCTGGCGAACGTGCCCGCGGTGTTCCTGGGCGACCGCATCGCCAAGGCGGTGTCGATGACGCTGGTGCACAGCATTGCGGCGACGATCTTCGCCGTGCTGGGCATGCTGACGCTCTTGAACGTCGGCCAGATCTTCTGA
- the glmS gene encoding glutamine--fructose-6-phosphate transaminase (isomerizing), with protein sequence MCGIVGAVSQRNIVPILIQGLQRLEYRGYDSCGVAVHQGGELRRARSTSRVAELDAQVLQDGVEGLIGIAHTRWATHGAPAVHNAHPHFSHGTGADAKSAKAGRIALVHNGIIENHDELRAELQARGYEFSSQTDTEVIAHLVDSLYEGDLFDAVQRALPQLRGAYAIAVFCREEPQRVVGAREGSPLVLGVGKGETFLASDAMALAGVTDQIVYLEEGDVVDMQQGKYWITARADGGARPRVDRPVKTVHAHSGAAELGPYRHYMQKEIFEQPRAIGDTLEGVEAIAPELFGDGAAQVFAEIDKVLILACGTSSYSGMTAKYWLESIAKVPAQVEVASEYRYRDSVPDPKTLVVTISQSGETADTLAALKHARSLGMTNTLTICNVSTSAMVRECKLAYITRAGVEIGVASTKAFTTQLAGLFLLTLALAKVRGHLTAEAEADHLKAMRHLPVALQAVLALEPQVIAWAEDFASKENALFLGRGLHYPIALEGALKLKEISYIHAEAYPAGELKHGPLALVTSAMPVVTVAPNDALLEKLKSNIQEVKARGGQLYVFADADTRIESDAGVHVIRMPEHYGALSPILHVVPLQLLAYHTACARGTDVDKPRNLAKSVTVE encoded by the coding sequence ATGTGTGGCATCGTCGGCGCAGTCAGTCAACGCAACATCGTCCCGATCCTGATCCAGGGTCTGCAGCGGCTCGAATACCGCGGTTATGACTCCTGCGGCGTGGCCGTGCACCAGGGCGGCGAGCTGCGCCGGGCGCGCAGCACCTCGCGGGTGGCCGAGCTCGATGCGCAGGTGCTGCAGGACGGCGTCGAAGGCCTGATCGGCATTGCCCACACCCGCTGGGCCACCCACGGCGCGCCGGCGGTGCACAACGCCCACCCGCACTTCAGCCACGGCACCGGTGCCGACGCGAAGTCGGCCAAGGCCGGCCGGATCGCGCTGGTGCACAACGGCATCATCGAGAACCACGACGAGCTGCGCGCCGAACTCCAGGCCCGCGGTTACGAGTTCTCCAGCCAGACCGACACCGAGGTCATCGCACACCTGGTCGACTCGCTCTACGAGGGCGACCTGTTCGACGCCGTGCAGCGCGCGCTGCCGCAACTGCGTGGCGCCTACGCGATCGCGGTGTTCTGCCGCGAGGAGCCGCAGCGCGTGGTCGGCGCCCGCGAAGGCTCGCCGCTGGTGCTGGGCGTGGGCAAGGGCGAGACCTTCCTGGCGTCGGACGCGATGGCGCTGGCCGGCGTCACCGACCAGATCGTCTACCTCGAAGAAGGTGACGTGGTCGACATGCAGCAGGGCAAGTACTGGATCACCGCGCGCGCCGACGGCGGCGCCCGCCCCCGCGTCGATCGCCCGGTCAAGACCGTGCACGCGCACAGCGGCGCGGCCGAGCTGGGCCCGTACCGCCACTACATGCAGAAGGAGATCTTCGAGCAGCCGCGCGCCATCGGCGACACGCTCGAAGGCGTCGAGGCGATCGCGCCCGAGCTGTTCGGCGACGGTGCCGCGCAGGTCTTCGCCGAGATCGACAAGGTGCTGATCCTGGCCTGCGGCACCAGCTCCTACAGCGGCATGACGGCCAAGTACTGGCTCGAAAGCATCGCCAAGGTGCCGGCGCAGGTCGAGGTGGCGAGCGAATACCGCTACCGCGACAGCGTGCCCGACCCGAAGACGCTGGTCGTCACCATCAGCCAGAGCGGCGAGACCGCCGACACGCTGGCCGCGCTGAAACACGCGCGCAGCCTGGGCATGACCAACACGCTGACGATCTGCAACGTCTCGACCAGCGCGATGGTGCGCGAGTGCAAGCTGGCCTACATCACGCGCGCGGGCGTCGAGATCGGCGTGGCCTCGACCAAGGCCTTCACGACCCAGCTCGCCGGCCTGTTCCTGCTGACGCTGGCGCTGGCCAAGGTGCGCGGCCACCTCACCGCCGAGGCCGAAGCCGACCATCTGAAGGCCATGCGCCACCTGCCGGTCGCGCTGCAAGCCGTGCTGGCGCTCGAGCCGCAGGTGATCGCCTGGGCCGAGGACTTCGCCAGCAAGGAAAACGCGCTGTTCCTGGGCCGCGGCCTGCACTACCCGATCGCGCTCGAAGGCGCGCTCAAGCTCAAGGAAATCAGCTACATCCACGCCGAGGCCTACCCGGCCGGCGAGCTCAAGCACGGACCGCTGGCGCTGGTGACGAGCGCGATGCCGGTGGTGACGGTGGCGCCCAACGACGCGCTGCTGGAAAAGCTCAAGAGCAACATCCAGGAAGTGAAGGCCCGTGGCGGCCAGCTCTACGTGTTTGCGGATGCCGACACCCGCATCGAGAGCGATGCCGGCGTGCACGTGATCCGCATGCCCGAGCACTACGGCGCGCTCAGCCCGATCCTGCACGTGGTGCCGCTGCAGCTGCTGGCCTATCACACCGCCTGCGCCCGCGGCACCGACGTCGACAAGCCGCGCAACCTGGCCAAGAGCGTGACGGTGGAGTGA
- a CDS encoding Lrp/AsnC family transcriptional regulator has product MTSSIPLDEIDLRLLDELQRDASRSNQALAEAVQVSPATSLRRLRRLGEAGVIERTVAVLSPEALGHGLTAIVEITLDVQAAERLAAFEARVVADAGVQQCYRTSGGPDFVLIAQVADMAAYQALVQRLFNADANVRNVRCFFSVQRAKCGLQIALPAADVTAPARPA; this is encoded by the coding sequence ATGACTTCATCCATCCCGCTTGACGAGATCGACCTGCGTCTGCTCGACGAGTTGCAGCGCGATGCCTCGCGCTCGAACCAGGCGCTGGCCGAGGCGGTGCAGGTGTCACCCGCCACCAGCCTGCGCCGGCTGCGTCGCCTCGGCGAGGCCGGCGTGATCGAGCGCACCGTGGCCGTGCTGTCGCCCGAGGCGCTGGGTCACGGCCTGACGGCGATCGTCGAGATCACGCTCGACGTGCAGGCCGCCGAGCGGCTGGCGGCGTTCGAGGCGCGGGTGGTGGCGGATGCGGGCGTGCAGCAGTGTTACCGCACCAGCGGCGGGCCGGACTTCGTGCTGATCGCCCAGGTGGCCGACATGGCGGCCTATCAGGCGCTCGTGCAGCGGCTGTTCAATGCCGACGCCAACGTGCGCAACGTGCGCTGCTTCTTCAGCGTGCAGCGGGCCAAGTGCGGCCTGCAGATCGCGCTGCCGGCCGCCGACGTCACAGCGCCAGCCAGGCCAGCGTGA
- the glmU gene encoding bifunctional UDP-N-acetylglucosamine diphosphorylase/glucosamine-1-phosphate N-acetyltransferase GlmU: MRLDVVIMAAGKGTRMKSARPKVLHPLAGRALLQHVLEMGAGLGADRLITITGHGAESVEAAMRAALPAAPLAFVRQEPQLGTGHAVQQAVPALGDEGTTLILNGDVPLVRPETARALIAACGGEKLALLTVELADPTGYGRIVRDAADRERVLAIVEHKDATPEQRAITEGYTGMMAVPTRHLKRWLAALRNDNAQKEYYLTDIVAMAEADGVPVVATLAGNETEVLGVNSPLQLAELERRFQRVQAESLMEAGVRLMDPARFDLRGVLRCGRDVAIDVNCVFEGEVELGDEVQIGANCVIRNARIAAGAVIHPFTHIDGEAAGVEVGEGALIGPFARLRPGARLGRAVHIGNFVEVKNSTLADGAKANHLAYLGDATVGERVNYGAGSITANYDGANKHRTVIEADVHIGSNCVLVAPVTIGAGATVGGGSTITKDVAPGQLGVARGKQVVLDGWVRPSKNKPAKPA; the protein is encoded by the coding sequence ATGAGGCTTGATGTCGTGATCATGGCTGCCGGCAAGGGCACACGGATGAAATCGGCCCGACCCAAGGTGCTGCACCCGCTGGCGGGGCGAGCCTTATTGCAGCATGTCCTGGAAATGGGCGCCGGGCTGGGGGCGGATCGCCTCATCACCATCACCGGCCACGGCGCCGAGTCGGTCGAAGCCGCCATGCGCGCCGCGCTGCCGGCCGCGCCGCTGGCCTTCGTGCGCCAGGAGCCGCAGCTCGGCACCGGCCACGCCGTGCAGCAGGCGGTGCCCGCATTGGGTGACGAGGGCACCACGCTGATCCTCAACGGCGACGTGCCGCTGGTGCGCCCCGAGACCGCTCGCGCGCTGATCGCCGCCTGCGGGGGCGAGAAGCTGGCACTGCTGACCGTCGAACTGGCCGACCCGACCGGCTACGGCCGCATCGTGCGTGACGCCGCCGACCGCGAGCGCGTGCTCGCCATCGTCGAGCACAAGGACGCCACGCCCGAGCAGCGCGCCATCACCGAGGGCTACACCGGCATGATGGCCGTGCCGACCCGCCACCTCAAGCGCTGGCTGGCCGCGCTGCGCAACGACAACGCGCAGAAGGAGTACTACCTGACCGACATCGTCGCGATGGCCGAGGCCGACGGCGTGCCGGTGGTCGCCACGCTGGCGGGCAACGAGACCGAGGTGCTGGGCGTCAACAGCCCGCTGCAGCTGGCCGAACTCGAGCGGCGCTTCCAGCGCGTGCAGGCCGAATCGCTGATGGAAGCCGGCGTGCGCCTGATGGACCCGGCGCGCTTCGACCTGCGCGGCGTGCTGCGCTGCGGCCGCGACGTCGCGATCGACGTCAACTGCGTCTTCGAGGGCGAGGTCGAGCTCGGCGACGAGGTGCAGATCGGCGCCAACTGCGTGATCCGCAACGCCCGCATCGCCGCCGGCGCGGTGATCCACCCCTTCACCCACATCGACGGCGAAGCCGCCGGCGTCGAGGTCGGCGAGGGCGCGCTGATCGGCCCGTTCGCGCGCCTGCGCCCGGGCGCCAGGCTGGGCCGTGCAGTCCACATCGGCAACTTCGTCGAGGTCAAGAACTCCACGCTGGCCGACGGCGCCAAGGCCAATCACCTGGCCTACCTGGGCGACGCCACGGTGGGTGAACGTGTCAACTACGGCGCCGGCAGCATCACCGCCAACTACGACGGCGCCAACAAGCACCGCACCGTGATCGAGGCCGACGTGCACATCGGCAGCAACTGCGTGCTGGTGGCGCCGGTGACGATCGGCGCCGGTGCCACGGTGGGCGGCGGCTCGACCATCACCAAGGACGTGGCGCCCGGCCAGCTCGGCGTGGCGCGTGGCAAGCAGGTGGTGCTCGACGGCTGGGTGCGCCCGAGCAAGAACAAGCCCGCCAAGCCGGCCTGA
- a CDS encoding DUF4136 domain-containing protein — translation MNRSPRPSRPLPSRRRHFLKAAAAASALWWLAGCASIDQVSVDVTTYGAWPSGRAPGRYAFERLPSQVQAGAAQDQLEAAAGAALERVGFSRAADAAQADVLVQFGARQGKLVDPPPMFGWGIGLGFPIGGRSSMGLGMHTGSGWYGDRVRDYRELGLLLLDRASHRVLVEVQARHESRYGGDDLSEALFDAALSGFPALPAGERRVTVPLPPASR, via the coding sequence ATGAACCGATCGCCCCGACCCTCGCGCCCGCTGCCCAGCCGGCGCCGGCATTTCCTGAAGGCCGCCGCCGCCGCTTCGGCCCTGTGGTGGCTGGCGGGCTGTGCGTCGATCGACCAGGTCAGCGTCGACGTGACCACCTACGGCGCCTGGCCGTCGGGCCGCGCGCCGGGCCGTTATGCGTTCGAGCGGCTGCCCTCGCAGGTGCAGGCCGGTGCGGCGCAGGACCAGCTGGAGGCGGCGGCCGGTGCGGCGCTGGAGCGGGTCGGTTTCAGCCGCGCCGCCGATGCGGCCCAGGCCGACGTGCTGGTGCAGTTCGGTGCCCGCCAGGGCAAGCTGGTCGATCCGCCGCCGATGTTCGGCTGGGGCATCGGCCTGGGTTTCCCGATCGGCGGGCGCAGCAGCATGGGGTTGGGCATGCACACCGGGTCGGGCTGGTACGGCGACCGGGTGCGCGACTACCGCGAGCTCGGCCTGCTGCTGCTCGACCGCGCCAGCCACCGGGTGCTGGTCGAGGTGCAGGCGCGCCACGAAAGCCGCTACGGCGGTGACGACCTGAGCGAGGCGCTGTTCGACGCCGCGTTGTCGGGCTTCCCCGCTTTGCCGGCCGGCGAACGCCGCGTCACGGTGCCTTTGCCGCCTGCTTCGCGCTGA
- the ttcA gene encoding tRNA 2-thiocytidine(32) synthetase TtcA, with product MNTPTATLNAPAADAESAAASAADKKAAFELNKLSKRLHRQVGQAITDFNMIQEGDRVMVCLSGGKDSYGMLDILLGLQQRAPITFSIVAVNLDQKQPGFPEHILPAYLKARGVEFHIENQDTYSIVKRVIPEGKTMCSLCSRLRRGILYRVADELGATKIALGHHRDDFLGTVFLNMFFGSKLKGMPPKLVSDDGRHTVIRPLAYVAETDLERWAEHRAFPIIPCTLCGTQDNLQRVQIKHMLRDWDQRFPGRIDNMHRAFSQVVPSHLMDRALFPFETLVPTGVADPAGDRAFDEDDSELCAPSGSADAAGDEVSVPVALIRRV from the coding sequence ATGAACACCCCCACCGCCACCCTGAACGCACCGGCCGCGGACGCCGAATCCGCCGCCGCCAGCGCCGCCGACAAGAAGGCCGCCTTCGAGCTCAACAAGCTCAGCAAGCGGCTGCACCGCCAGGTCGGCCAGGCGATCACCGACTTCAACATGATCCAGGAGGGCGACCGCGTGATGGTCTGCCTGTCGGGCGGCAAGGACAGCTACGGCATGCTCGACATCCTGCTGGGCCTGCAGCAGCGCGCGCCGATCACGTTCAGCATCGTGGCGGTCAACCTCGACCAGAAGCAGCCCGGTTTCCCGGAGCACATCCTGCCGGCCTACCTGAAGGCGCGCGGCGTCGAGTTCCACATCGAGAACCAGGACACCTACAGCATCGTCAAGCGCGTGATCCCCGAGGGCAAGACGATGTGCAGCCTGTGCTCGCGTCTGCGCCGCGGCATCCTGTACCGGGTGGCCGACGAGCTGGGTGCGACCAAGATCGCGCTGGGCCATCACCGCGACGACTTCCTCGGCACGGTGTTCCTCAACATGTTCTTCGGCAGCAAGTTGAAGGGCATGCCGCCCAAGCTGGTCAGCGACGACGGCCGCCACACCGTGATCCGCCCGCTCGCCTACGTGGCCGAGACCGACCTCGAGCGCTGGGCCGAACATCGCGCGTTCCCGATCATCCCGTGCACGCTGTGCGGCACGCAGGACAACCTGCAGCGGGTGCAGATCAAGCACATGCTGCGCGACTGGGATCAGCGTTTTCCCGGTCGGATCGACAACATGCATCGCGCGTTTTCACAGGTGGTGCCCTCGCACCTGATGGACCGCGCGCTGTTCCCCTTCGAGACCCTCGTGCCCACCGGCGTGGCGGATCCGGCCGGCGACCGCGCCTTCGACGAGGACGACAGCGAGCTGTGCGCCCCGTCGGGCAGCGCCGACGCGGCGGGCGACGAGGTGAGCGTGCCGGTGGCGCTGATCCGCCGGGTGTGA
- a CDS encoding dihydroneopterin aldolase has protein sequence MISQLAHPSLMDCRRLFLLDYEVWINIGVHDFEKRGEQRVLINVDIYVPLALSTPTQDELDEVVDYDFIRRSIAERISKGHVHLQETLCDDVAEIMLGHPKVRAVRVSTQKPDVYPDCRSVGVEVFRMKSPT, from the coding sequence ATGATCAGCCAACTCGCCCACCCCTCGCTGATGGATTGCCGGCGCCTCTTCCTGCTCGACTACGAGGTCTGGATCAACATCGGCGTGCACGATTTCGAGAAACGCGGCGAGCAGCGCGTGCTGATCAACGTCGACATCTACGTGCCGCTGGCGCTGAGCACGCCGACGCAGGACGAACTCGACGAAGTGGTCGACTACGATTTCATCCGCCGCAGCATTGCCGAGCGCATCTCGAAGGGCCACGTGCACCTGCAGGAAACCCTCTGCGACGACGTGGCCGAGATCATGCTGGGCCACCCCAAGGTGCGGGCGGTGCGGGTGTCGACCCAGAAGCCCGATGTGTATCCCGACTGCCGCAGCGTCGGCGTCGAAGTCTTTCGCATGAAGTCGCCGACATGA
- a CDS encoding SDR family oxidoreductase codes for MPVSPSAAATDRPVVRRPLTLVTGGARRLGRAIALELADARHDIALHYRGSVADAEATAADLRALGAEVALFQADLSDEAACRALVPAVVARLGRLDAVVNNASTFEYDEPASFGHAAMERHWRANTAAPVLLAQALHAHLGERNGRGCVVNLLDQKLVNLNPDYFSYTLSKAALQAATQMLALALAPRLRVVGVSPGVTMVSGPMSEAEFEAAHKLTPLQRSSTPEDIARAVRFALESPAITGSTLLVDGGQHLLGQPRDVLYLVQPPA; via the coding sequence ATGCCTGTTTCCCCGTCTGCCGCCGCAACTGACCGGCCCGTCGTGCGCCGCCCGCTGACCCTGGTCACCGGCGGCGCGCGCCGGCTCGGCCGCGCGATCGCGCTCGAACTGGCCGACGCCCGCCACGACATCGCGCTGCATTACCGCGGTTCGGTCGCCGACGCCGAAGCCACCGCCGCCGACCTGCGCGCGCTCGGCGCCGAGGTGGCGCTGTTCCAGGCCGATCTGTCGGACGAGGCCGCCTGCCGCGCGCTGGTGCCGGCGGTGGTGGCGCGGCTGGGCCGGCTCGATGCGGTGGTGAACAACGCCTCGACCTTCGAATACGACGAGCCCGCCAGCTTCGGCCACGCCGCGATGGAGCGCCACTGGCGCGCCAACACCGCCGCGCCGGTGCTGCTGGCGCAGGCGCTGCACGCCCACCTGGGCGAGCGCAACGGGCGCGGCTGCGTCGTCAACCTGCTCGACCAGAAACTCGTCAACCTCAACCCCGACTACTTCTCGTACACGCTGTCGAAGGCCGCGCTGCAGGCCGCCACCCAGATGCTGGCGCTGGCGCTGGCGCCGCGGTTGCGGGTGGTGGGCGTGTCGCCGGGGGTGACGATGGTGTCGGGGCCGATGAGCGAGGCCGAGTTCGAGGCCGCCCACAAGCTCACGCCGCTGCAGCGTTCGTCGACGCCCGAGGACATCGCCCGCGCGGTGCGTTTCGCGCTCGAGTCGCCCGCCATCACCGGCAGCACGCTGCTGGTCGACGGCGGCCAGCACCTGCTCGGCCAGCCGCGCGACGTGCTGTACCTGGTGCAGCCGCCGGCCTGA
- a CDS encoding class I SAM-dependent methyltransferase: MNRPQPPATTDSVASAPDAQAQSDIPHRSPHEASPDSHALLVRIAAAIEDAGGWISFERYMALALYTPGLGYYSRGDRQFGLMPASGSDFVTAPELSPLFGRALARQVAQALQATGTQEVWEFGAGSGALAAQLLGELGDRITRYTIVDLSGTLRARQRERIEAAHPALAHKVRWLAELPERFEGVVVANELLDAMPVTLLHWDGHHWHDRGVALEPGSAAAGAPRLRFADHPTHLAPPVDQHWPVGAVVELPRIAVAYILTLAERLARGAAFFIDYGFPEHEFYHPQRSAGTLMCHRAHRADPDPLSDPGDKDITAHVDFTAIAVAAQDAGMGVLGYTSQARFLMNCGLIGDLEHADLRERAMAQKLITEHEMGELFKVLGVASAGAEFDAIGFTAGDRSHTL; the protein is encoded by the coding sequence GTGAATCGTCCACAGCCTCCAGCCACGACCGACAGTGTAGCCAGCGCCCCCGATGCGCAGGCGCAGTCGGACATCCCCCACCGTTCGCCCCATGAGGCCAGCCCGGACAGCCACGCGCTGCTCGTGCGCATCGCCGCGGCGATCGAGGACGCGGGCGGCTGGATCAGCTTCGAGCGCTACATGGCGCTGGCGCTCTACACGCCCGGGCTCGGTTATTACAGCCGCGGCGACCGCCAGTTCGGCCTGATGCCGGCCAGCGGCAGCGACTTCGTCACCGCACCCGAGCTGTCACCGCTGTTCGGCCGCGCGCTGGCGCGCCAGGTGGCGCAGGCGCTGCAGGCCACCGGCACGCAGGAAGTCTGGGAGTTCGGCGCCGGCTCGGGCGCACTGGCCGCGCAGCTGCTGGGCGAGCTGGGCGATCGCATCACGCGCTACACCATCGTCGACCTGTCGGGCACGCTGCGCGCACGCCAGCGCGAGCGCATCGAGGCGGCCCATCCGGCGCTGGCGCACAAGGTGCGCTGGCTCGCAGAACTGCCCGAGCGCTTCGAGGGCGTGGTGGTGGCCAACGAGCTGCTCGACGCCATGCCGGTCACGCTGCTGCACTGGGACGGCCACCATTGGCACGACCGCGGCGTGGCGCTCGAACCCGGCTCGGCGGCCGCCGGTGCGCCGCGGCTGCGTTTTGCCGATCACCCGACCCATCTGGCGCCGCCGGTCGACCAGCACTGGCCGGTGGGCGCGGTGGTCGAGCTGCCGCGCATCGCGGTGGCCTACATCCTGACGCTGGCCGAGCGGCTGGCGCGCGGCGCGGCGTTCTTCATCGACTACGGTTTTCCCGAGCACGAGTTCTATCACCCGCAACGCAGCGCCGGCACGCTGATGTGCCATCGCGCGCACCGCGCCGACCCCGACCCGCTGTCCGACCCGGGCGACAAGGACATCACCGCGCACGTCGACTTCACCGCCATCGCGGTGGCGGCGCAGGATGCCGGCATGGGCGTGCTGGGCTACACCAGCCAGGCGCGTTTCCTGATGAACTGCGGCCTGATCGGCGACCTCGAACACGCCGACCTGCGCGAGCGGGCGATGGCGCAGAAGCTCATCACCGAACACGAGATGGGCGAGCTGTTCAAGGTGCTGGGCGTGGCCAGTGCCGGCGCCGAGTTCGACGCCATCGGCTTCACGGCCGGCGACCGCAGCCACACGCTCTGA
- a CDS encoding DUF2905 domain-containing protein has product MRWLLTLVFAFIVLNGLRGWLSRIGLGRVPGDIAFKVRGREWYFPFGSTVLLSLIGWALARWI; this is encoded by the coding sequence ATGCGCTGGCTGCTGACCCTGGTGTTCGCCTTCATCGTGCTCAACGGCCTGCGCGGCTGGCTGAGCCGGATCGGCCTGGGCCGCGTGCCCGGCGACATCGCCTTCAAGGTGCGCGGGCGCGAGTGGTATTTCCCGTTCGGCTCAACCGTTCTGCTGAGCCTGATCGGCTGGGCGCTGGCACGCTGGATCTGA